In Mangrovivirga cuniculi, the following proteins share a genomic window:
- a CDS encoding gliding motility-associated C-terminal domain-containing protein: MSVENLPVLGDGTPFELFIVLDDDGNNSLPLQFPLDGTVFECNYENNITNQFVEPLPFPVEALKVQDNIKCDDTYPDVGAARAYKLDGTDTVTAGYTFDWYEVGGDGSIISTGPYLTAVPEGEYFVIATNDAKGCSGIADTVLINPGFLDFDDQVQLIQEQTFCVPPNGELYAFVADDDDANYTFEWYPSDEFGILDDTQLLGTGQTLSGLEGGVTYGVRITSNVTGCPKDESITLPVNINTPVLTLDAKTDITSCDNPVGTANVSVSGVTSGFTFNWYTGTTTSTVPDFTGAAQDALPESPYTVVAVDDVTGCSDTINLDITDIRTYPTPEINIISQQTSCVSSAPNGELSVVASEGTLTGLGEADGYTFEWYRGLNTLPSSFIGTGMSQTGLSSNTYTVVVTNNTTGCTGTNQIFLPENLEYPSVNLNKINDYTRCDFPDGELEASVIHSNPANVIVNWYNSSSVENTTDNTGLSYTDLYDGDYTVQAVDNVTGCASEPATITVDDLRTFPIVAEIITDVTSCLSPNGEIETVVDESLSGGSATETNGYTWNWFNGSNIAGTPVNSGNVQGPAGNIIRNVDIGTYTVQVIDDSNACESVETYDVQDAIVIPEIATVNVSDVDQCGAPNGSIEVDVTVPATANNSDYTFEWYTGNFADPANIISGENGPIITGYPEGTYSVRATNNLTGCVSNLITETINNVVVPFTIDITPTDPTSCDPSSPNGQLSATVLEAGSYTYEWYEGSPITTDPLSFGSGSIFTGNTTNPDLAAGVYTVVVTNTTTNCVQYASQSLRATTAPEITVSPTDLTGCINDNGELDVSFVSSDNTYSYDIFVYEGTNVGGTETGSDLDVNTNQTYNYSDLAAGSYTIVAIEDRGAEQCESNIETVTLSIQARDPIVTPTITNNRNCTDYNGIIEIGLQTDPSDPVSTDWEVVWDASSTSTQPEAGITIASGDSYQFTDLEPGTYTATFRGTVSGCELSRSFTVGSDPVPAFDMQIAKVDKTDCIDEGSISVSFPTENPADFEFFWYEGASNLTTGNAIAGVNGTDLNETNYPGIRTGVVYYVEAVKVNGDGTGCQSRTLNETISDLSVDPAINVRTVGDISCEAPPLGEAYITLSNAGSDTYTFTWYDAFEASTGTGTSFRTTTGSTSDSNLNLAPGEYSIEVLNENTQCINFRNFTIEDRSLTQEPIITQVSKTDPQSCDVGGEGGVVEVLQDGTSQPLTDFTYTWYTPDENTVEQTGPDFFRTDLQVATYYIIAEDNLTGCQSAPAQIRINDDRPNPELDIIEVAPQQSCVDTDPNGELSVVILNEDPAATYTYEWVDDADPNTVLSSTETVTGLGEGSYSVTVVNNLCESTLGQSMVTSLVEPTVTASSTADIICGDDANGTVTAIGSVDDPRATEDPTFTYLWYNDAAGTDVLGSTQTIMDLPEGTYYVQATQTNGNQCTSEIVSVEVAESLTSPTVRIVEDAPVTNCYDVGNGQLSAYANGNEVAGFTFDWVYTPADGGPQVERLNNNTYLQAAAGNYVVVVTNNFTQCDASTSADVRQDLPSFPTPEAFLIDNDESCEEDNGKVGVTVEDLTVGYSFTWYLLEDSSGVYTDNQVSLQDIVDGLSYSKLRVDAVDIETGCYIGSDTVSVAEINEYPNIRVLVENDVCSSSEGGTGSGSAILNLDNNDIILKEVTWNIDGQLITGGYVDGLYEGMYSVTATGYNGCMDTYEFEVGLDIKDFNAVTSNGDNLNEYFHIGCIASFPDNEVKIFNRAGMLVFEMNGYDNDNPNRRFNGVSNSGVSAMGNTLPDGTYFYVIDLMDGSKPLTGYLELLR; the protein is encoded by the coding sequence TTGTCTGTAGAGAATTTGCCGGTTCTGGGTGATGGGACGCCTTTTGAATTATTTATCGTGTTGGATGATGATGGGAACAACTCTCTTCCCTTACAATTCCCATTAGATGGAACTGTTTTTGAATGTAATTATGAAAATAATATAACTAATCAATTTGTTGAGCCTTTACCTTTCCCTGTTGAAGCGTTAAAAGTACAGGATAATATTAAATGTGATGATACTTATCCTGATGTAGGTGCGGCACGAGCCTATAAATTAGATGGAACAGATACTGTAACAGCCGGTTATACCTTTGACTGGTATGAAGTAGGTGGTGATGGAAGTATAATCAGCACCGGACCTTATTTAACCGCGGTTCCGGAAGGGGAATATTTTGTAATAGCAACAAATGATGCTAAGGGGTGTTCGGGGATCGCAGATACAGTGTTGATTAATCCCGGATTCCTTGATTTTGATGATCAGGTTCAGCTGATTCAGGAACAAACTTTCTGTGTTCCTCCGAATGGTGAACTATATGCCTTTGTTGCAGATGATGATGATGCCAATTATACATTTGAATGGTATCCATCTGATGAATTTGGAATTTTAGATGATACGCAACTCCTTGGTACCGGACAAACTCTTTCAGGACTAGAAGGAGGGGTGACTTATGGAGTTCGAATAACGAGTAATGTTACAGGATGTCCGAAGGATGAATCAATTACATTACCTGTTAATATTAATACTCCTGTTTTGACGTTAGACGCAAAAACCGACATAACGTCTTGTGATAATCCGGTTGGAACAGCAAATGTAAGTGTATCTGGTGTAACTTCTGGTTTTACATTTAACTGGTATACCGGCACGACAACTTCAACTGTGCCTGATTTTACCGGAGCTGCTCAGGATGCTCTTCCGGAAAGCCCATATACTGTTGTGGCTGTTGATGATGTGACAGGCTGTTCTGATACAATAAATCTGGATATTACGGATATAAGAACTTATCCGACTCCTGAAATTAATATAATAAGCCAGCAAACAAGTTGTGTATCTTCTGCACCTAATGGAGAACTTTCGGTAGTGGCTTCAGAAGGAACACTTACCGGCCTGGGAGAAGCAGACGGATATACATTTGAATGGTATAGAGGATTGAATACCCTGCCATCGAGCTTTATCGGTACAGGGATGTCTCAAACCGGACTTTCAAGTAATACCTATACTGTTGTTGTTACTAATAATACTACAGGCTGTACCGGTACAAATCAAATATTCCTGCCGGAAAACCTGGAGTATCCTTCAGTTAACCTTAATAAGATAAACGATTATACACGATGTGATTTCCCTGACGGAGAATTAGAAGCTTCAGTGATTCATTCAAATCCGGCAAATGTTATTGTAAACTGGTATAATAGTTCTTCAGTTGAAAATACTACTGACAATACCGGGTTATCATATACTGATCTTTATGACGGAGATTATACAGTACAGGCAGTTGATAATGTAACCGGATGTGCATCAGAACCGGCAACAATTACGGTCGACGATCTGAGAACATTCCCGATTGTGGCTGAGATAATAACAGATGTTACTTCATGTCTTTCGCCAAATGGAGAAATTGAGACTGTTGTGGATGAATCCCTAAGTGGTGGGTCTGCAACAGAAACAAATGGTTATACCTGGAATTGGTTCAATGGAAGTAATATAGCCGGAACACCGGTTAACTCGGGGAATGTACAGGGGCCTGCAGGTAACATTATAAGAAATGTTGATATTGGAACTTATACAGTTCAGGTGATTGATGACTCAAATGCCTGCGAATCTGTCGAAACATACGATGTTCAGGATGCAATTGTAATTCCTGAAATAGCAACGGTAAATGTATCTGATGTTGATCAGTGTGGTGCGCCAAACGGATCGATCGAAGTTGATGTAACGGTTCCTGCAACTGCTAATAATTCGGATTATACTTTCGAATGGTATACAGGTAATTTCGCTGATCCGGCTAATATCATTTCCGGAGAAAACGGTCCGATCATCACCGGGTATCCTGAAGGAACTTATTCAGTTAGAGCAACAAATAATCTCACTGGTTGTGTTTCCAACCTGATCACAGAAACTATTAATAATGTAGTCGTACCTTTTACAATCGATATTACTCCGACTGATCCCACAAGTTGTGATCCTTCAAGTCCTAATGGTCAATTAAGTGCGACAGTTTTAGAAGCCGGGTCATATACTTATGAGTGGTACGAGGGATCACCAATAACGACTGATCCACTTTCATTCGGATCAGGTTCTATATTTACCGGAAATACCACAAATCCAGATCTTGCTGCTGGTGTGTATACAGTAGTGGTGACCAATACAACCACCAATTGTGTGCAGTATGCTTCTCAATCACTTAGAGCAACAACTGCTCCTGAAATTACTGTTTCTCCGACAGACTTGACAGGTTGTATTAATGACAACGGTGAACTGGATGTGAGTTTTGTTTCCTCTGATAACACTTATTCTTATGACATATTTGTTTATGAAGGAACAAATGTAGGAGGGACGGAGACCGGATCTGATCTGGATGTGAATACAAATCAAACTTATAATTACAGTGATTTAGCTGCTGGATCATATACAATTGTAGCCATTGAAGACAGAGGTGCTGAGCAATGTGAATCGAACATTGAAACAGTAACACTTAGTATTCAGGCAAGAGATCCGATAGTAACACCGACAATTACAAATAATAGAAATTGTACGGATTATAATGGTATTATCGAAATCGGATTACAAACTGATCCATCAGATCCTGTATCAACAGACTGGGAGGTAGTATGGGATGCATCATCTACTTCTACCCAACCGGAAGCTGGAATTACGATAGCAAGCGGAGATTCTTATCAGTTTACAGATCTGGAACCTGGTACTTACACAGCAACTTTCCGTGGAACTGTTTCGGGTTGTGAATTAAGTAGATCATTTACCGTAGGTTCTGATCCGGTTCCTGCTTTTGATATGCAAATAGCTAAAGTTGACAAAACTGATTGTATTGATGAAGGGTCAATTTCAGTTTCATTTCCAACTGAAAACCCTGCAGATTTCGAATTTTTCTGGTACGAGGGAGCATCTAACCTGACTACAGGAAATGCCATTGCAGGAGTAAATGGAACTGACTTAAACGAAACTAATTATCCGGGTATCCGAACCGGCGTAGTATATTATGTCGAAGCTGTTAAAGTTAACGGTGATGGAACCGGTTGTCAAAGCAGAACATTAAATGAGACTATCAGTGATCTTTCAGTTGATCCGGCCATAAATGTTCGGACCGTTGGAGATATAAGTTGTGAAGCTCCGCCACTTGGTGAAGCCTATATTACCTTATCGAATGCAGGGTCAGACACTTATACGTTTACCTGGTATGACGCATTTGAAGCATCAACAGGAACCGGAACATCCTTTAGAACTACAACAGGTAGTACTTCTGATAGCAATTTAAATTTAGCTCCTGGTGAATATTCGATAGAAGTATTAAATGAAAATACACAGTGTATTAATTTCAGAAACTTCACTATAGAAGACAGAAGCCTGACTCAGGAACCGATAATTACACAGGTTAGTAAAACAGATCCTCAGTCATGCGATGTCGGAGGAGAAGGTGGTGTTGTAGAAGTTTTACAAGACGGAACAAGTCAACCACTGACAGATTTTACTTATACATGGTATACTCCCGATGAAAATACAGTAGAACAAACAGGACCTGACTTTTTTAGAACCGATCTTCAGGTTGCAACATATTATATCATTGCTGAAGATAATCTGACAGGCTGTCAATCAGCCCCTGCTCAAATCAGAATTAACGATGACAGACCTAATCCAGAGCTGGATATTATTGAAGTAGCACCCCAGCAATCTTGTGTTGATACAGATCCAAATGGTGAATTATCGGTTGTGATTCTAAATGAAGATCCGGCTGCAACCTATACATATGAGTGGGTTGATGATGCTGATCCGAATACTGTTTTATCATCTACAGAGACTGTTACCGGTCTGGGTGAAGGATCTTATTCTGTCACAGTGGTAAACAATCTTTGTGAATCTACTTTGGGGCAGTCAATGGTAACTTCATTAGTAGAACCAACAGTAACTGCTTCTTCCACCGCTGATATTATTTGTGGTGATGATGCTAATGGTACGGTGACCGCAATTGGAAGCGTAGATGATCCAAGAGCTACTGAAGATCCAACGTTCACTTATTTATGGTATAATGATGCAGCAGGAACTGATGTTCTTGGTTCTACACAAACAATCATGGATTTACCTGAGGGTACTTATTATGTACAGGCAACCCAGACTAATGGTAACCAGTGTACTTCTGAAATTGTATCAGTTGAAGTTGCAGAATCATTAACAAGTCCTACAGTAAGAATAGTTGAAGATGCACCGGTAACCAATTGTTATGATGTCGGTAACGGTCAGTTAAGTGCTTATGCCAACGGCAATGAAGTTGCTGGATTTACTTTTGACTGGGTTTACACACCAGCTGATGGAGGACCACAAGTGGAAAGATTAAATAACAATACATATTTACAGGCAGCTGCTGGTAATTATGTAGTTGTCGTAACTAATAATTTCACACAGTGTGATGCTTCTACATCAGCAGATGTTAGACAGGATCTGCCTTCATTCCCTACGCCGGAAGCATTTCTGATCGATAACGATGAGAGTTGTGAAGAAGATAATGGTAAAGTAGGAGTCACCGTAGAAGATCTTACCGTTGGGTATAGCTTTACATGGTACCTGCTTGAAGACAGTAGTGGGGTTTATACTGATAACCAGGTTTCTTTACAAGATATAGTTGATGGGTTATCATATTCTAAACTCAGAGTGGATGCAGTAGATATTGAAACCGGATGTTATATTGGAAGTGATACCGTATCTGTAGCTGAAATCAATGAATACCCAAATATTAGGGTATTGGTTGAAAACGATGTCTGTTCTAGCAGTGAAGGTGGAACAGGATCAGGAAGTGCAATCCTTAACCTGGATAATAACGACATAATTCTTAAAGAAGTAACCTGGAACATTGATGGGCAATTAATTACAGGTGGCTATGTTGATGGACTTTACGAAGGGATGTATAGTGTAACAGCTACTGGTTACAATGGTTGTATGGATACCTATGAATTTGAAGTTGGATTGGATATTAAAGATTTTAATGCGGTGACTTCAAACGGAGACAACCTTAATGAGTATTTCCATATTGGCTGTATAGCAAGTTTCCCTGATAATGAAGTTAAGATCTTTAACCGTGCAGGTATGCTTGTATTTGAAATGAATGGTTACGATAATGATAATCCAAACAGACGATTTAATGGGGTATCAAATAGTGGAGTCAGTGCCATGGGTAATACGCTTCCTGATGGTACTTATTTCTACGTAATTGATCTGATGGACGGATCTAAACCATTAACAGGATACCTTGAGCTATTGAGATAA
- a CDS encoding FG-GAP repeat domain-containing protein, which translates to MGNKLFLIAFLSISSIFTIFSQSVTEETGDLCRNGIDDDGDGVIDCYDESCAADAVCDGFFLDPTSGSCDIPIPPVDFEMVNTAGSSNRNVHTQARIVIGDLNNDGIPEVVTPHKWDQELRILYSTGPDAGDTEYQSSTTVIGNDKFRPELEVAIANLDNDDCGEVFSIERSKGDAKGNEFNGDFFLVMYDCQLNEIYRVNIGPDNPGIIGLADFNGDGNVEIYFKDQIRDAKTGALIADGNMGDWDSEVNHGPVAMDINPNSPGMELIVGGTIYNVNINSGTMTVWKELPEYFTKDMGYATYSTTSVADVNGDGLLDVVMTGATGSNDGNTAVFIWDPHNDVHQVYETPDNWLWGTGRVTLSDIDNDGLMNAVFVSGSTLYNLEINSDLSYTVEWTKQIEDSLSGIIGVTAYDFDNDGIKEIVYRDATFLTIASGEDGSTIHQEICQSHTFMEYPLIVDANGDGNTNIVVPCNFSDNSSAFKIGDGLQQQGNGNLRIYEAAGQQYWVPTRDVWNQHGYHVTNVNDNLVIPAFHYNSTREFPGNCFGDGQTINPLNNFMVQTPSLDANGCPDLPRAELEFDPIINDDGTANFITVNPPTCPNEQFTIDYVVKNTGDIAVADNLLMTLYAGDPRTDATAQKLLTIDRMISLAPGILCL; encoded by the coding sequence ATGGGAAATAAACTTTTTTTAATTGCTTTCTTAAGCATATCTTCAATTTTTACAATTTTTTCACAATCTGTTACAGAAGAGACTGGTGATTTATGCCGCAATGGAATTGATGATGACGGGGATGGTGTAATAGATTGTTACGATGAAAGCTGTGCAGCTGATGCAGTTTGTGATGGATTTTTTCTAGATCCGACTTCGGGTTCATGTGATATTCCGATTCCTCCTGTCGATTTTGAGATGGTAAACACAGCGGGATCGTCCAACAGAAACGTTCATACCCAGGCAAGAATTGTAATCGGTGACTTAAATAATGATGGTATTCCGGAAGTTGTCACGCCTCATAAATGGGACCAGGAACTTAGGATTCTTTACAGTACAGGTCCTGATGCCGGAGATACAGAGTATCAATCTTCTACAACTGTCATTGGAAATGACAAATTCCGCCCGGAACTGGAGGTTGCCATAGCCAACCTTGACAATGACGATTGTGGTGAAGTTTTTTCTATAGAACGCTCAAAGGGTGACGCTAAGGGTAATGAATTTAATGGTGACTTCTTTTTGGTGATGTATGATTGCCAGCTAAATGAAATATATCGAGTCAATATTGGTCCTGATAATCCCGGTATTATCGGTCTTGCTGACTTCAATGGAGACGGAAATGTCGAAATTTATTTTAAAGATCAAATCAGGGATGCTAAGACGGGTGCTTTGATTGCCGATGGTAATATGGGAGACTGGGATTCGGAAGTAAATCATGGTCCGGTAGCGATGGATATTAATCCAAATAGCCCTGGAATGGAGCTCATTGTCGGTGGTACTATATATAATGTGAATATTAATTCAGGTACGATGACAGTTTGGAAAGAGCTGCCTGAATATTTTACTAAAGATATGGGCTATGCTACTTATAGCACTACCTCGGTAGCCGATGTAAATGGTGATGGCTTACTGGATGTGGTCATGACAGGTGCAACAGGTAGTAATGATGGAAATACTGCAGTATTTATCTGGGACCCACATAATGATGTTCACCAGGTGTATGAAACTCCAGACAACTGGTTGTGGGGTACAGGCCGGGTTACTTTATCAGATATAGATAATGACGGTTTGATGAATGCCGTTTTTGTTTCGGGAAGTACACTTTATAATTTAGAAATCAATTCTGACCTTTCTTATACGGTAGAATGGACTAAGCAAATTGAAGATAGTTTATCCGGGATAATAGGAGTTACTGCTTATGATTTCGATAATGATGGAATAAAAGAAATTGTATATAGGGATGCTACTTTCCTTACTATAGCATCGGGTGAAGATGGTTCGACTATTCACCAGGAAATTTGCCAGTCGCATACGTTCATGGAATATCCATTAATTGTAGATGCTAATGGTGATGGTAATACAAATATTGTGGTGCCTTGTAACTTTTCTGATAACTCCTCGGCATTTAAAATTGGTGACGGATTGCAACAACAAGGAAATGGTAACCTCAGGATTTATGAAGCTGCAGGACAGCAATATTGGGTACCTACCCGGGATGTATGGAATCAACATGGATATCATGTCACGAATGTTAATGATAACCTTGTAATCCCGGCTTTTCATTATAATTCTACCAGAGAATTTCCAGGGAATTGCTTTGGCGATGGACAAACAATCAATCCGCTAAATAATTTCATGGTTCAGACTCCTTCTCTGGATGCAAATGGATGTCCGGATTTACCGAGAGCAGAGCTGGAATTTGATCCGATAATTAATGATGATGGTACGGCAAACTTTATTACTGTTAATCCACCAACCTGTCCCAATGAACAGTTTACTATTGATTATGTAGTGAAAAACACCGGAGATATTGCCGTTGCAGATAATTTATTGATGACGCTGTATGCCGGCGATCCAAGAACTGATGCAACAGCTCAAAAGTTATTGACAATTGACAGGATGATTTCTCTGGCCCCGGGGATACTTTGTCTGTAG
- a CDS encoding outer membrane beta-barrel protein — MNKYLIIIIFSIFYYAADAQLYIGPNVGIDYNSIKFGEKEYSDIIDRNPSIGYHAGISALFEFNKTVSVTAKLLYANKSRDVKLSATGLRIEERYGFIEFPLVLRYAIYRNPAWYYIGAGGHISYWLNGSGTFSEGELEDNGPVDFNTQFDALGNEFGVMYYPEPNRLFAGVTFVAGSMFHTFYGQRIMIEAQLSLTQTFFSNESEGNDTKLLTFYDRTRVSPLAAGISISYLFDAKFGKAKKGKSTKKESNRRKRR; from the coding sequence ATGAATAAATATTTAATAATTATCATTTTTTCAATATTCTATTATGCAGCTGACGCCCAGTTATATATTGGGCCCAATGTAGGGATAGATTACAATTCGATAAAGTTTGGAGAAAAAGAATATTCCGACATTATTGATCGTAATCCGTCAATCGGTTACCACGCTGGTATATCAGCCCTGTTTGAGTTTAACAAAACTGTCAGTGTAACAGCTAAATTGCTATACGCCAATAAAAGCAGGGATGTTAAATTATCAGCTACCGGACTAAGAATTGAAGAAAGATATGGTTTTATTGAATTTCCTCTTGTTTTGAGGTACGCGATATACAGAAACCCGGCCTGGTATTACATTGGCGCCGGTGGACATATCAGTTATTGGTTGAATGGAAGTGGTACATTTTCAGAAGGTGAACTGGAAGATAACGGGCCGGTAGATTTCAACACTCAATTTGATGCACTGGGGAATGAATTTGGGGTAATGTATTATCCTGAGCCTAACCGACTTTTTGCCGGTGTTACTTTTGTTGCCGGCTCTATGTTTCATACTTTTTATGGTCAGCGAATAATGATCGAAGCTCAGTTAAGCCTGACCCAGACTTTCTTTTCAAATGAAAGTGAAGGCAATGATACTAAACTATTGACGTTTTACGATCGTACGAGGGTGTCTCCCCTTGCTGCCGGTATTTCTATTAGCTATCTTTTCGATGCTAAATTTGGTAAGGCTAAAAAAGGAAAGTCTACTAAAAAGGAATCAAACCGCCGAAAAAGAAGATAA
- a CDS encoding DUF4382 domain-containing protein: MLFERLINTTLALLLLVSFVSCSDDEPATQLVTVKLTDAPADYEEVNVDIREIHVNLGDEGDDLGWYELSGVNQGIYDLIQLSNGINTTLVTERIPAGEISQVRLILGNENSVQIDGIEYALSTPSGQQSGIKINLNETFDEGIPYIIVLDFDAARSVVEAGNSGKYNLKPVIRATAEASGGAIAGNVQPAESNSVVYAIMGEDTVTSTPSSDSGDYLLPYLPAGNYTVGIEPNAEFESASISSISVTEGNLTEADTVFLTPTE, translated from the coding sequence ATGTTATTCGAAAGATTGATTAACACAACACTTGCACTTTTATTACTTGTATCATTCGTATCATGTTCGGATGATGAACCAGCTACACAATTAGTAACAGTGAAATTAACTGACGCCCCGGCAGATTACGAAGAAGTAAATGTCGATATCAGGGAAATTCACGTCAACCTTGGTGATGAAGGAGATGATTTGGGATGGTATGAACTTTCTGGTGTAAACCAGGGAATTTATGACCTGATCCAATTATCCAATGGTATCAATACTACGTTAGTAACGGAAAGAATTCCTGCCGGAGAAATCTCACAAGTCAGACTGATTCTCGGTAATGAAAATTCGGTTCAGATTGATGGAATTGAGTACGCTTTATCTACTCCAAGCGGACAACAGTCTGGTATTAAGATCAATTTGAATGAAACTTTTGATGAGGGTATTCCTTATATTATCGTTCTTGATTTTGATGCAGCCAGGTCTGTTGTAGAAGCTGGAAATTCTGGCAAGTATAATCTAAAACCTGTCATCAGAGCTACTGCTGAAGCTTCGGGAGGCGCAATAGCAGGTAATGTACAACCAGCTGAATCGAATTCTGTAGTTTATGCAATCATGGGAGAAGATACAGTAACTTCAACCCCCTCAAGTGATTCGGGAGATTATTTACTACCTTATTTACCAGCAGGAAATTATACAGTTGGAATCGAACCAAATGCTGAATTTGAGTCTGCAAGCATTTCTAGCATAAGTGTAACAGAAGGAAATCTGACTGAAGCAGATACAGTATTTTTAACTCCTACAGAATAA
- a CDS encoding DUF4382 domain-containing protein produces MNLIKHLYLSVFLILLFASGCKNESTETNIKAGNIVLRISDSPADYDRLILDIEGAILEENSKQVHLRTTFTGQLDILDYNNGKSYVLADEKYENITPNNIILLLGEDNFITIENQNYNIELPDNFKSGIRIPIPESMVDKNKIDINLDFNAAKSVIEKEGKFSLIPVINPREENTGGGVEGTIKPVVPAVAHLILDSDTISSTYCDEYGFFYINNVKENKYSLIIEPTDGYEYGERKNVKISDSRITNVGKIVINKK; encoded by the coding sequence ATGAACCTTATAAAACACCTATATCTATCTGTTTTTCTAATACTTTTGTTTGCTTCCGGATGTAAAAATGAATCAACGGAAACAAATATTAAAGCCGGAAATATCGTGTTGAGAATTTCTGATTCTCCTGCTGATTATGATAGATTAATCTTAGATATTGAAGGTGCTATCCTTGAAGAAAATTCAAAACAAGTTCATCTCCGCACTACTTTCACCGGTCAATTGGATATTCTCGATTATAACAATGGGAAGTCATATGTTCTGGCAGATGAGAAATATGAAAATATTACTCCAAATAATATTATTTTGTTATTAGGTGAAGATAATTTTATTACAATCGAAAATCAAAATTATAATATAGAATTACCTGATAACTTTAAATCAGGCATCAGGATACCTATACCGGAATCTATGGTCGATAAAAATAAAATAGACATTAATTTAGATTTCAACGCAGCAAAGTCAGTCATAGAAAAAGAAGGGAAATTCAGTTTAATACCAGTAATTAATCCCCGTGAGGAAAATACCGGTGGTGGTGTTGAAGGAACAATTAAACCGGTCGTCCCTGCTGTCGCCCACCTTATATTAGATTCAGATACTATTTCATCTACCTATTGTGATGAATATGGTTTCTTTTATATAAATAATGTAAAAGAAAATAAGTATTCTCTGATAATAGAGCCAACAGATGGATACGAATATGGTGAAAGAAAAAATGTTAAGATATCCGATAGCCGTATCACTAATGTTGGTAAAATTGTGATCAATAAAAAATAA